From Citricoccus sp. SGAir0253, a single genomic window includes:
- a CDS encoding DUF3499 family protein — MATLTYNYADSTVVLGPMSRLAEPHTYDLCERHARTLTAPRGWEILRIEAPGGTPAVPAPEPDDLLALAHAVREPEPRDEPAATPPAVRRGTGPDAGPRPEPLTGDAPARPGRPVLRLLRDATDD; from the coding sequence GTGGCAACGCTGACGTACAACTATGCCGACTCCACGGTGGTGCTGGGCCCCATGTCCCGGCTCGCGGAGCCGCACACCTACGACCTGTGCGAGCGCCACGCGCGCACGCTCACGGCCCCGCGGGGCTGGGAGATCCTGCGCATCGAGGCCCCCGGGGGCACCCCGGCCGTCCCCGCGCCGGAGCCCGACGACCTGCTGGCCCTGGCGCACGCCGTGCGCGAGCCCGAGCCGCGGGACGAGCCCGCCGCCACGCCGCCCGCGGTGCGCCGCGGCACCGGTCCCGACGCCGGCCCGCGCCCCGAGCCGCTCACGGGTGACGCCCCGGCCCGTCCCGGCCGGCCCGTCCTGCGCCTGCTGCGCGACGCCACCGACGACTGA
- a CDS encoding DUF5719 family protein, whose product MSRPDEPTPPASRGQLKGQRAAAERDRRRRAALAAHERGLGRRGRIGAGLAGTGVVLLVAGAVAAGSLAAPAPPAVDGTAAPARLSAAPDVGVCAPAPRLPRGAAEGTDAQFSPVSTTARSGLSAVLLSDLAGRLPGSSAGPLATAGGDGGAEPLTRGQPERVQQGEPATSGPDGVPVRRAGVETLADPGGEDGGAAAVTVEPLGGQSAVADAVTLYSAADGDLAGADASACTAPGHELWLTGAGTAAGSTAVLTLSNPSASASTVDVSLYGAEGPVEAPGTAGLVLGPGEDRSIVLGGLAPDEEHLAVRVSARGGAVGAVVQHSRLFGVTPGGVDVIQPTAAPAPRAVMPGVLVPSPRAVREVAAQDGHGGVSPAVTIAAPTVATTAEVTVAGADGPVELEGVGEVEIAAGSTVRVPLEGLETGTYTVTVTADEPVVASAQGQSGRPGGPLDTSSVSAVRPLGVERAVAFPEGADATLVLSSAEGGAVQVTPVLADGSLGEPVERALDPRSSRALAARDLAAGDETVAGVLLTTTGGLVHAGVSVRTADGISAYPVVPRAERSGGLPVRVGY is encoded by the coding sequence ATGAGCCGACCGGACGAGCCCACCCCGCCCGCCAGCCGCGGGCAGCTCAAGGGACAGCGCGCCGCCGCAGAGCGGGACCGGCGGCGCCGGGCCGCCCTCGCGGCGCACGAGCGCGGGCTCGGCCGGCGGGGGAGGATCGGCGCGGGACTGGCCGGGACCGGCGTCGTGCTCCTCGTGGCCGGCGCCGTGGCGGCCGGCAGCCTCGCCGCGCCGGCCCCGCCGGCGGTGGACGGCACCGCCGCCCCGGCCCGGCTCTCCGCCGCGCCGGACGTCGGCGTGTGCGCGCCCGCGCCCCGGCTGCCCCGCGGCGCCGCGGAGGGGACGGATGCGCAGTTCAGCCCCGTGTCCACGACGGCCCGCTCGGGGCTCAGCGCCGTGCTGCTGTCCGACCTGGCCGGGCGCCTGCCCGGCAGCTCCGCGGGACCGCTGGCCACGGCCGGCGGGGACGGCGGGGCGGAGCCGCTGACGAGGGGGCAGCCGGAACGGGTCCAGCAGGGCGAGCCGGCCACCTCGGGGCCGGACGGCGTGCCCGTGCGCCGGGCCGGCGTGGAGACCCTCGCCGACCCGGGCGGCGAGGACGGGGGCGCGGCGGCCGTCACGGTCGAGCCCCTCGGTGGGCAGTCCGCCGTGGCGGACGCCGTCACCCTGTACTCCGCGGCCGACGGCGACCTCGCCGGGGCCGACGCGAGCGCGTGCACCGCCCCGGGACACGAGCTCTGGCTGACGGGGGCCGGGACGGCGGCCGGCTCCACGGCCGTGCTCACGCTGTCCAACCCCTCGGCCTCCGCCAGCACCGTGGACGTGAGCCTGTACGGCGCCGAGGGGCCCGTGGAGGCGCCGGGCACCGCCGGCCTGGTGCTCGGGCCGGGCGAGGACCGCTCGATCGTCCTCGGCGGCCTCGCCCCGGACGAGGAGCACCTCGCGGTGCGCGTGAGCGCCCGGGGCGGCGCCGTGGGCGCGGTGGTGCAGCACAGCCGGCTGTTCGGCGTCACCCCGGGGGGCGTGGACGTCATCCAGCCGACGGCCGCGCCCGCGCCGCGGGCGGTCATGCCCGGGGTGCTCGTGCCCTCCCCCCGCGCGGTGCGCGAGGTCGCGGCGCAGGACGGCCACGGGGGCGTGTCCCCGGCCGTGACGATCGCCGCACCCACGGTGGCGACGACCGCGGAGGTCACCGTGGCCGGGGCGGACGGCCCGGTCGAACTGGAGGGGGTCGGCGAGGTGGAGATCGCCGCCGGCTCCACCGTCCGCGTCCCCCTGGAGGGCCTGGAGACCGGCACCTACACCGTGACGGTCACCGCGGACGAGCCCGTGGTGGCCAGCGCCCAGGGGCAGTCCGGCCGGCCCGGCGGTCCGCTGGACACCTCCTCGGTGTCCGCCGTCCGCCCGCTCGGGGTGGAGCGGGCGGTCGCGTTCCCGGAGGGCGCCGACGCCACGCTCGTGCTGTCCTCGGCGGAGGGCGGCGCCGTGCAGGTCACCCCCGTGCTGGCGGACGGGTCCCTGGGGGAACCCGTGGAGCGCGCGCTGGACCCGCGGTCGTCCCGTGCCCTCGCCGCGCGGGACCTGGCCGCGGGGGACGAGACCGTGGCCGGCGTGCTGCTGACCACCACCGGGGGACTCGTGCACGCGGGCGTCTCGGTGCGGACGGCGGACGGCATCTCCGCCTATCCGGTGGTGCCCCGCGCCGAGCGCTCGGGGGGCCTGCCGGTGCGCGTGGGCTACTGA
- the ahcY gene encoding adenosylhomocysteinase, with product MTENPADSAPSPATDPGYANRVTVPGATFDFAVRDLSLAEAGRHQIRLAEHEMPGLMSLREEFGEAQPLKGARIAGSLHMTVQTAVLIETLVALGAEVRWASCNIFSTQDEAAAAVVVGSGTPEAPAGVPVFAWKNETLEDYWWTASQILVWPGSDADPSRGPNMILDDGGDATLLVHKGVEFEAAGAVPSATTDDSAEYQIILETLRASLAANPQRFTRIAEGIRGVTEETTTGVHRLYQLAETGQLLFPAINVNDAVTKSKFDNKYGIRHSLPDGIMRGTDVLIGGKTAVVCGYGDVGKGAAEAFRGQGARVVVTEVDPINALQAAMDGYQVVRLDEVVESGDIFITTTGGKDIIMAEDMLRMKDKAIVGNVGHFDNELDMAGLARVPGVVKTEIKPQVHEWTFDAGQDTERSIIVLSEGRLLNLGNATGHPSFVMSASFTNQVMAQMELFARHGSITGLDYGKQVYVLPKVLDEKVARLHLDALGAHLTELSKDQAEYLGVDVAGPYKPDHYRY from the coding sequence ATGACTGAGAACCCTGCCGACAGCGCCCCGAGCCCCGCCACCGACCCGGGCTACGCCAACCGCGTCACCGTCCCCGGGGCCACGTTCGACTTCGCCGTCCGCGACCTGTCCCTGGCCGAGGCCGGCCGGCACCAGATCCGCCTGGCCGAGCACGAGATGCCGGGCCTGATGTCCCTGCGCGAGGAGTTCGGCGAGGCCCAGCCGCTCAAGGGGGCCCGGATCGCCGGCTCCCTGCACATGACCGTCCAGACCGCCGTGCTGATCGAGACCCTCGTGGCCCTCGGCGCCGAGGTCCGCTGGGCCTCGTGCAACATCTTCTCCACCCAGGACGAGGCCGCCGCCGCCGTCGTGGTCGGCTCCGGGACCCCGGAGGCCCCGGCCGGCGTGCCCGTGTTCGCCTGGAAGAACGAGACGCTCGAGGACTACTGGTGGACCGCCTCGCAGATCCTCGTGTGGCCCGGCTCGGACGCCGATCCGTCCCGCGGCCCGAACATGATCCTCGACGACGGCGGCGACGCCACGCTGCTGGTCCACAAGGGCGTGGAGTTCGAGGCCGCCGGCGCGGTGCCGAGCGCCACCACGGACGACTCCGCCGAGTACCAGATCATCCTGGAGACCCTGCGCGCCTCGCTCGCGGCCAATCCGCAGCGGTTCACCCGGATCGCCGAGGGCATCCGCGGCGTGACCGAGGAGACCACCACGGGCGTGCACCGCCTCTACCAGCTGGCCGAGACCGGGCAGCTGCTGTTCCCGGCGATCAACGTCAACGACGCCGTGACCAAGTCGAAGTTCGACAACAAGTACGGCATCCGCCACTCCCTGCCGGACGGCATCATGCGCGGCACCGACGTGCTGATCGGCGGCAAGACCGCCGTGGTGTGCGGCTACGGGGACGTGGGCAAGGGCGCCGCGGAGGCCTTCCGCGGCCAGGGCGCCCGCGTGGTCGTCACCGAGGTGGACCCCATCAACGCCCTGCAGGCCGCCATGGACGGCTACCAGGTGGTCCGCCTGGACGAGGTGGTGGAGTCCGGCGACATCTTCATCACCACCACCGGCGGCAAGGACATCATCATGGCCGAGGACATGCTGCGGATGAAGGACAAGGCGATCGTCGGCAACGTGGGGCACTTCGACAACGAGCTGGACATGGCCGGGCTCGCCCGCGTGCCCGGCGTGGTCAAGACCGAGATCAAGCCCCAGGTCCACGAGTGGACCTTCGACGCCGGCCAGGACACCGAGCGCTCGATCATCGTGCTCTCCGAGGGCCGCCTGCTGAACCTGGGCAACGCCACGGGCCATCCGTCCTTCGTCATGAGCGCGTCCTTCACGAACCAGGTGATGGCCCAGATGGAGCTGTTCGCCCGCCACGGCTCGATCACCGGCCTGGACTACGGCAAGCAGGTCTACGTCCTGCCCAAGGTCCTGGACGAGAAGGTGGCCCGGCTGCACCTGGACGCCCTCGGCGCCCACCTGACCGAGCTGAGCAAGGACCAGGCCGAGTACCTCGGCGTGGACGTGGCCGGTCCCTACAAGCCGGACCACTACCGGTACTGA
- a CDS encoding metallopeptidase family protein has product MMSFDPIVVTAPGGNGGEPVRTPEGRSPRRDRRGRGLRGPLMPAALPAARTRNERFEDHLQAAVDRLAELCGPAVEQARFRATMVPEDLERRLELVRAWGSELVEEPTGTARRDPDGTVVITIHRRPVEARCPIPSLLPDAVYGAVVEQWAALTGVSPESVDPDYHW; this is encoded by the coding sequence ATGATGTCCTTCGATCCGATCGTGGTCACCGCTCCCGGCGGGAACGGCGGGGAACCGGTCCGGACGCCGGAGGGCCGCTCGCCGCGGCGCGACCGCCGGGGCCGCGGGCTGCGCGGTCCGCTGATGCCGGCCGCCCTGCCCGCCGCGCGCACGCGCAACGAGCGGTTCGAGGACCACCTGCAGGCCGCCGTGGACCGGCTCGCGGAGCTGTGCGGCCCCGCGGTCGAGCAGGCGCGCTTCCGCGCCACCATGGTCCCCGAGGACCTGGAGCGCCGCCTGGAGCTCGTGCGCGCCTGGGGCAGCGAACTCGTCGAGGAGCCCACGGGCACGGCGCGCCGCGACCCGGACGGCACCGTGGTGATCACCATCCACCGCCGGCCCGTCGAGGCCCGGTGCCCCATCCCCTCGCTGCTGCCGGACGCCGTCTACGGGGCGGTCGTGGAGCAGTGGGCCGCACTCACCGGGGTGTCCCCGGAGTCCGTGGACCCCGACTACCACTGGTAG